The nucleotide window CCCCGGAGCCCCGCGTCCAAGTCCCGCACCTCCCGAGGAGCTCGTCGTCGCCCCGTTCCCTGCTTCCCGGAGTTCTTCACCGCGAGGTCTTCCTCGAGCCACGCCGCGGCCTCTGCTTCCTCTTCGTCGAGAAGGGACTCGCTCGTTCCAGCGCGCCTCCGCCCGCGCCAAGTCCGTCTTCATGAACAGTCGCCGTCACCAAGACCTCCCCTCCGCCCAGATCCTACCTGGCGCCGCCGCCTTCGCTTGCGTCGCCGTCGCCAAGTCCCTGCTACCAGCGCCCTGTTTCCTCTGCTTCGTCCAGGACGAGCGCGTTGACcgcgccccctcctccttgtTCGGCTAAGCAGAGGCCCAGCCGCGCCAGATCCACCGGCCTGCTGTTTCCACCGCCTTGGGCCAAGGCCCACTGGGTGAGAGCCCCCACTGTGCGTTGTTGGCCCAGTCCGATTCAGCCCGCCTCTGTTTTTTTTCAAATCTGCAATTTGTCTATTTTTCCAGAGGAGAGCATTTTTACAGGAAAGCCCTTGtggatcatgcatataataactcacaattggtgcatcggattaaaatgaattatatatgaaacttgcttagaattttgtctagattcataatatccaactttcatccatgttcaaaatgtttaaaatgatgtttgtttaaatttgcccctatgccatgctaaaatgatttatttcataactaaataaccgtaactcggattttaataaactttatatgtatatggggtagaattttgcctagtttaacatggtgacatcATTTTGCATGATTACCAACTATAAAATATGGCTTAGGGCAGAACCGCACCAAATCtaaatatgcacatgaggtttttccggaattgttgtttgttatttccggcctcatttaaacttgcctagataggtagttttcatatgcttcgcCCCTTGTCATgataatcaacatttaatattgttgggtacataaacgagatcgaatctaaacaagtcatgtggtgtttcgtcaatatgcaacggagttgcatattgagctccacttaatttgtagggttgtttgttgcactttgccatgccatgcttctttaaaccggacatgcatcatacttggctgtgaatcatgccatgcttatgtggtggttgtttactatgttgtgtgcttctttccggtgtttgcttcttcgggttggttccgataacgtcgcgtttgtgaggaaccgttcgaatatgtccatttgtcttcttcatggacgcgttcttcttccttgcgggatttcaggcaagatgaccatatcctcgaaatcacttctatctttgcttgctagttgctcgctcttttgctatgcctatgctgcgatacctaccactagcttatcatgcctcctatattgttgaaccaagcctctaacccaccttgtcctagcaaaccgttgtttggctatgttaccgctttgctcagcccctcttatagcgttgttagttgcaggtgaagattgaagtttgttccttgttggaacatggagatgttgttccttgttggaacatgtttacttgttgggatatcacaatatctcttatttaattaatgcatctatatacttggtaaagtgtggaaggctcgaccttatgcctagtgttttgttccactcttgccgccctagtttccgtcatatcagtgttatgttcccggattttgcgttccttacgtggttgggctataatgggaaccccttgacagttcgccttgaataaaactcttccagcaatgcccaacattggttttaccattctccacctagccttttctttcccttgggttctgcagactcaagggtcatctttattttaacccccccgggccagtgctcctctgtgTGTTGGTCCAAcatgtcagctgccggtggccaccaggggcaactctgggctggcctacccgtacctaagacaatctgagtgtgccctgagaaagagatatgtgcagctcctatcgggatttgtcggcacattcgggcggtgttgctggtttagttttaccttgtcaaaatgtcttgtaactgggattccgagtctgatcgggtcttcccactataaggaatatccttcgttgaccgtgagagcttgtcatgggctaagttgggactcccctgcagggttttgaactttcgaaagtcgtgcccgcggttatgggcagatgggaatttgttaatgtccggttgtagataacctaaagttgatcttaattaaaatgcatcaaccgcgtgtgtaaccgtgatggtctctttccggcggagtccgggaagtgaacacggtgttggagttatgcttgacgtaggttgttctaggatcattCCTTGATCATAGTTtcctcgatcgtgctttgccttctcttctcgctctcttttgcgtatatgttagccaccaaatatgctagtcgctgctgcagctccacctcatacctttatcttacccataagcttaaatagtcttgatagcgagggtgcgagattgctgagtccccgtgactcacagatacttccaaaaccagtttgcaggtgccgatgagaccgtgcagatgacgcaaccaaactcagaaggagctcgatgaagatcttgtcctttgtgttgtttcgttctagttgaacagtagtggagcccagttggggttgatcggagaccttgtcgcatttggggttcttcttttattttggttccgtagtcggaccttgattgtatttggatgatgtaatgctttattcgtgtattgtgtgaagtggcgattgtaagtcaactatgtatctttttcccttatgtattacatgggttgtgtgaagattacctcacttgcgacattgctttcaatgcggttatgcctctaagtcgtgcttcgacacgtgggagatatagccgcatcgagggcgttacaccccCGCCCCCCCTATACGGCGTTAATTTAAGAAAAAGGCAGAAGGCCCATGTCAAGCCCACACTAGCGCCGTATGTTCTCGCGTGATCAGCCTGTACGTACGTTTAGCTCCAAAAAAGCTCAAAAAAAAGATTAGCATGTACGTGGAATAGGCTCATAAAAAACATGTACGTGGATTAGTCCCCGTTGTTCGGTGCCCTCGCCCGCCCGGCCGGCGGCCGCCTCTTCTCCCTGACCTACTGCTCCCGATCCTATTCATACAACGTAAGTGCGACGGCGCGACGCAGGCTCGCAGCCTGATTTCCAACCAACAGAAACTAGGCAATGATCCAAAGGTTTAGCACATCGCACCATGCATCTACTAATCTCAATTCTCATCTTGTATCATTGTTGGACATATATACATCAGATTTTACTAGTTTACATGTTCTGGTTGTCTGACTTGTAATGCTACGATTCTATGAAGAATTCCTATCATGTACATGTCCTAAAAATTATAGTGACCGTGATGCAAATTATCTTGTATGAGTAATTATTTGCGATGCAAATTTTCCCTATGTCAAACTTATCCAATATAGCTAATTGTCACACTGCAATTCAGCAGCTATGAAGAGAAAAGCGTTGTCAAACACTGTCCACGTTATTTCATTATTTAAGCAGGTTGCTTCCAGTTCTCCACTGAAATTGTTAATAAGGCTGATGTGCAAGTCATAAATCTGGTCCAATTGACACCTATGATCAGGATATGCTGGACATGGTAAGTGTTGCAGAACAAGCAAAAACATGTTAAATTGGGAGCTGCCACTAGACAAGCAAGTTGAAGCTCTAATAGAAGTGCCTCCAAAATATTGATTTTATTTTAAGCGCCAAACGAGAGACTTACTTGGGTTAAAAGTTGAAAAATTTTAACAGGTAAGTTCTCTTTCTGTGAGATTATTAATTTTTTGTCATGTTATTGGCAATTGTAAAGATAAATTTGAACTTATACAACTTTGTATCAATATTTTGTATCGTGTGGCATATATTACAGTATGATGATTGTTATTTTTTGGTCTAGAAAAAGTTTAGGAACTTGACTTGGCCCCCACTATACCAAAATCCTAGCTCCGTCCCTGAGGACCCCTCCCCGAACCTGCCGCCCATCGCTGATCCTGATCGGCCTAATAGAAAGGTTGGATTCTGAAGCGACGTTGGTCTGGTGGCGGGAGATTGATTTACAAGTAGAGGGGAACATCCAGTTCAAGTCGTAATCGACGAGGACGGTCGATTTCAAGTCGGTTAGGACGCGATCGATGTAAGAAAACGGCAGCGAAGAAGAGCATCTCATCCGATTTAGGTCGAGTAACGTGAATGTGTGATGTTATGTCAGAATCGGTTGACGTGGGGAGGTTAATTAAGCCCATAGTTTTCATTTCTTTGTGTCCTTATAAACACAACAAATCAACAAATCATGGTGCGTGATACCTAATCGAATTCAACAAATGAACAAATCAATCAAGGGACGGTTGAGCACTGGCCATCTCTCCTTTTTTTATCTACAGCAAAAGCCTGAGCTTCTTGGCGGGGAGAGGGCTCtgcacctcctcctcctcggcccacctcttCAACCCGGCATTAACGTTCTCCGGCATGGGCAGCAGGTTCAGGTCGAAGTTCCTCAGCACGGAGGACGACGCCGACACGGAGACGGAGACGGACATggacacggaggtgccgtcccaGTAGTGGCAGCGCTTGTGCCCGCCGAGCGCCTGCCCGGTCGCGAAGCCCCGCCCGCAGACGGTGCACTGGTGCGGGCCGCCGCTGCTCCCGCCCGAGGACGCCGCCGCGCTCGCCTCCGACCCAGCGCCCGCGGACGCCTGCGCCACCACGACGCACCGCTCTCCGGTGGGCGGCGGCTTGCGGTGGCTCGACTTGTGCCCGCCGAGCGCCTGGTACGACGCGAAGGCCTTCCCGCAGACCGCGCAGCTGAAGCGCAGCTCCTGCGCCGGCGCGGGGGCCGGGCGCCACACTCTCGCTTGCCCCTCCATCCCCTGCACCTGCTGCCCGCTTTTGGCGAGCGCGGCGAGGCAGATGGCGAGGTAGTCGTCCTTGTTGAgcgccggcgcggcggcggggaccagggagagggagagggagaggtcgGTCTGGTCAAAGAGGGCCTGCATGGCGGCGGCAACCATGGCTAGCTGCTGATAATCGATCGAGCGCTGGAAGCTTGGTCGATTGTTGACTGCTGATCGATCACGCAGGCAGGTAGCAGAAGGAAGGATTCGTTGGTTTGGTTTGGAACTTTGGACTCGGCTGAGGATGAGGATGGCGCCAGCCGGGCTGGCATATATAGTGATCGGAGGTGGGGTGGGAAAAGCGGCGGGGTGATGAGGACATGAGAAGAAGTGAAGAAGTCGCAGGCAGTGGTGGGATAGGAGGATGGTGAGTCAAACATGGCGAGCGGTCAGCGTCGCGCACGCACTGGCCTGGCCGTTGCTGCGGCGTTGGTTCGCGCGACACCCAACTTGCCACATAAAATAGTGTATCCACTACGTAGAGAGTGGCAGGAGTATATTTTTGCGGCAGCTGGTACGTTAGTGGTTGGCGCGGCACCTGAGCTGAGCACACGTGCGGGATTTGCCAAGCAGGCGGCGTGTGTACGCACACTGGACTAGAGCTACGCTACTTTCCGACGCCATGATACGCAGGCAGGCCAGCGTGGGGCAACTGGTAAACCAACGTCCCGATACAGTGTACGATTCAGCAAACAGGAGCTTGAAGATGTCCTGTCTTCACACCTCAAGATTCGGTTTGGAATTTTTTTTGGGCTCAGTCCATTCTAACATAGTAGAGTTTAGAGCCTCTACAGCCGGGCACCTCAAACTCGTCTCATACGTCCGGGCGGGTCGCGCGATCATTGTACGGTCACGAGTTTAGAGACTTAAAAATAAACTTTATGTAAATACTATCAATGATTCGTATCAACATTTGCTATTTATGTGCGACATTAGCTTATATGATAAACGTGCATGGATTTGAGAGTCAGATTTGATATATGTGGATGCCGGGATGGAAATATGAGAGGCCGTCCGGATGTGCCCGTGGGCGTGCCCGGGCGAGTCCGTGGGCGTAATAAGGGGTCGGATTTGTCAAGTCCGGCTATAGATGCTCTTACATTCTCTATGAATGACAGTAAAAACTGGTAACTATTTTGTTAAATGGGATAAAACACCTcttttttgattctcaatacaatggtctcttggagatctatttgatataactttttttgcggtgtgtttgttgggatccgatgaattttgagtttatgatcagatctatgtttttatccatggaATTTATTTGAGTCTTtcgatctcttatatgcatgattactcgtagcctcgtatttctttttcgaatctttggtttagttaggccaattagatcgatttttcttgccatgggaagtggtattttgtgatgggttcgatcttacggtgcttaatcccaatgacagaaggggaaccgacacgtatgtatcattgctctGTATGAAAAGTGTTGAATGAGGTAATTACCTTAAAAATAACAATGTAGAGATAAGGGCATCGGACCGTCTGCACCGCGCTGTCCGGACCGTGAAAACCATCCAACGTGGGCCTATATCGGTCTATGGGATGGTTCGGGCGCATTTTCTCTCGCAAACCAGAAACAAAAGTGTGGAAAGTTTGCGGGAGTCCGGACACCAGACACATAGGACTCCAACACCCAAAACCTTCCCGGGCCCCGTGCCTTCATCCTTCCCATTTTCTCTTCTTCATTCTTTCTCTCAATGAGATAATTAGTGTAAAAAAACAATGTAGGAATAAAGTCTGTAACTCGCTCTAAATTAATCAATTTAATTTTAGCCACCCAATGAATGTTGAACTGGAATTTTGATGTCTGTCCATATTTAACAGCCGTGGTTTCTATTACTCTCTATGTTAAATTTAAATCTAGtttctaccccccccccccccccccccctcccccccaaaatTCTTGTATTATATTTGTCTAGATACATGTGCATCTAATACTAAAAcatgacttgatacatccgtatttagacaaatctaagacaagaattttgggacggagggagtattatattAGTCAAATTGTTGATCTAGGAATACAGATCGACCTTTCAAACCGAGGAAATATGGTGTTACCATCTTCATCCTTCAGTAAATATTAAAATGCATCCCAAGGAGGTTACTATGTACAGTATATAAATAGTCCTTGTTTTGATCGTTGCTAATAATGCCAGTGCGTATATGTCCACATCTTATAAGGGAAAATAAGAGCGACACCGTGAGGTACACCAGACATCCATGCGTATATGTCCATATCTTGTTCTCCGCAAAAAAAAAGTATATGTCCATATCTCGGCACGTACTACTACGTAGTAGTCCCATCCAACGCTGACGTGTGTCCACGTCAGCGAGACCCCACCAGTTAACGGCAATTTGAGTGTTCCTGTCAAACCGTTGGCCAACTTGTTCCGCTCACCGACTTTTCGTCCTGTCCTGCAACTTCCCGGAAATGGCAAAAAACGGATCAACTGGCAGAAGGAAAGTCCGACACACAATACCTGGCGCACACTCTTGAAAATGGAAAGAAGTAAACGCGCACGTGTTCCATGCTGCTGCTTCTCCGGCGCTCGGGATAAAATATGCAGCTGCGTGTGCCTGAGACTGGATTTTGACTGAGGACTTGACCTGCGGCCAGCTTTGATTAGCTCCACTTGTTTCTGACATGACACCTAAATGTCGTATAAGTATTTCATTTGAACTGTAAAGACGTCTTATATTTAGATACAGAGGGAGTGCAGTGTATTACTCCGACCTTGCTCCCGTGTTTATCCAAAAAAATGTGCATAAACGGAAAGAGCGGCTTCTTTCTTTGCGTGCCACTATTTTCTTCTCCGATAAACACAGGTAATGAAGGAGAACTCACTTACAGTCTATGCGTTCTCGCCTTTTGAAAGTTAGTTCTACAAATGCAGAGAATACACACTATAGTATATGCGAGAAAGTCGATATAGTTTCCTTTTTCTTGCGAATAGAAGTCGATTTTTACCAGCCGGGCCGCTAGGACCATGGTAAAAAAAATTGTATATTAGTTTCAACGGTAAATAGAAGACTCCATGTGATTTTTTTTGCTTGTTAAGCGAGAAATAACAGTATGGGTAATATCAAAACAGAATTAGATGGGGTAATAGCAAATTCTCTGTTATTTGTTCTAATATCAGGACCAAGCTCCAACAACACAAAGAAAGAGACACGAGATCAGAGCAATATTTTGTACAGTTTTTTCATGCAAATGTGAGTCTCTACGTATTGAACAGTGAAAATCGTATTTGTGAAATCAACCTGTCTAAAAAAGCATTCAGATGTATACCGAATGGTGCCCACTAGTTCCCACTCCCACCACGTCCCTGTCAGCCGTCAGCACAAGTGAACGTGACGTCGTGGAATTCGAGCCAGCATTTTCTGGATAAACAAGCTTAAAGTACACCACTTGCATTGTGAGCGAAAGAAGTAGGCAATGGAGCGCAGATCCAGCGTGCTTGATTAGCAGCCTTGAAGTAGCTATCTTCCGAATTATTCGTCATagaaatagatgtatctagatgtatttttgttctagatacatccacttttacgacgagtaatttgaaacggaAGGAGTATTAATCAGGTGGCCAAGCTTACATTTTTCCCATCAGATGCCACAACTCTGTGGGTCATCATGCATGGAACCTTTTTCTTTTTGAGACTATCATGCGTGAGACTTGAGACAACATTTGTTCACCAAATTTTACTTCTAGAACGTTGGTTGGCTTCGCCATGTCGAGTCTATTATAGCAACTCTCCGCGTGCATACACATGACAAGATTTTTAGAATATTCACAAAAAGGAACAAAAACTCTCCATCATCCACCATAGCTTTGGGATATTATTATTACCAACGGGAAAACGTTTTTTTTCTCCTCCAAAAACATTTTGCATTTTACCACATTATCTTCGGTGATAATTTTTGCTTGGATTTGTACAACATTGTTAGAAGAGAATAATGAGTATAGTTTGAACCACTCACCTGATCTTCACACAACGTAGCCGTGTTAAATAGCAAAATTCCcgcaaaaaaaatagcaaaaagaaaaaaaaacacatTCGAGTACTTTGACCTGCGGCTAGCATGATTAGGTGGTTAGCTCAATTGGTTTCTGACATGACACCGACACGTCTTTATCGGAAAATGACAGCATGCATACAATCTCGTTTTTTTTTGCTTGATGCATACTCCATGTACTTCTAGTACATTGTATTTCTCCATGTCTAGTACATTGTATTTCTCCATGTATCACAAAaatttagagcatctccagccgttcggcccTCCAGGGCGTCGAAAAAGAGCCCCCTGAGGGCGTGCCGGCGGTAGATTGGCGCCTGGGGACGAGCGGGTTCCCAGCCGCTCGCCCTAGGGTCGTCCCAGACGCGcatttttttttattttaaaaCATATGAATTCGGCAAAGTTCGGCCAAATTCGGCATAAATTCGGCTAACTTGACATTCATATTAAACATGTTCGGCATTTACataaattattttaaaaaagacATCTACGGGGCGAAGAAGTCGCTGAGCACCGCGAAGTCGCCGATGTCGCCGCCGTCCTCATCGTCGTTGTCGGCCTTCTCCTTCTTGACGGCGCGGccgcccctgctggacccctgcccggcgtcTCCAAGGCGGACCGGTCGTGGCGGCGGTGCGTCGTCGTCCCTGTCGTCGAGGACAACGACGCCTCCCTCGTCCCGGCCGCGACACCGGGCTTCGAAGCGCTCGAAGGCGGCGATATGGCGCTGCAGCTCCGTCTGCACCCAGTCGTCGAGCTCCTACTTGACGCCGCCGGGGAGCCCCGGCTCCTTCTTGACGGCGGCGAGCCCCAGCTCTGTCTTCGGTTTGATGAAGCGCGGAGGTGCCGAGGAGGGGGCGCGCTGGCCACCCACGTTAATTACGATGCCGGCGCTGCGGGTGCGCCGACCGAGCGGCGGGCTCGGGCTTGACGCCGAAGAGcgccggcgaggaggagtgggaggaggaagaggaggaagagccGAACCTCCTCGGCACCCATGGCCCGGCGCtccagcgggggggggggggggggggggggggggggggacgggCGCCGCGGCAGGGTATGCCAGCGGCGGgttgttgccgccctcgaggtactCCAACACCCCGTGCagtgtgcggccggggacgccccactAGAGGCAGCAGCCGTCGCTGTTCTTGACGCCCCCACCACCGTCGTCCCGTTCGTGGACACCAGCCGCTACGCCTGCCACCGCTGGAAATACTTCGCCCACgccgcgtggttgtcggcggcgtactgggggagggcGCGCTGCTCCTCAGTCAGGGCCGACCGCACGCATCGACATCGGGCACCGGGGGAATGGGGACGCCGCCATTGCTGAGTCTCCACCCCGTTGGCtcggcgcgcatgtccggcggcgccgggatgttgGCCTCGAACAGAAGCCACACCTCCGACGATTGGAGTGAGCGGCgaccgaagccgttggccgccgcggCGTCGCCGGGGAAGCGCTCGACCATCGCTGGAGAGGTTAGGAGGGAAGGGGAGGACGGGGGGAGGTAGAGCtcggcggcgtactgggggagAGCAGAGCTCGGCGGCGGCTGGTTTGGGCTCGGGATGGTGTGGCCAGCGGCGAGGGGGAGCGGCGGGTCTTTATAGCTCGCGCCGTGTGTACGCGTGGCAGGAGGGGAGGCGTTGCCGCGCCGCCCGTGACACGCCGGCCTGTGAGAAATCAATGGAAGGCTGACTGGCGGCAGCCTTACCATTGATTTCCCGCAGGAAACCGAGACGCGCTGGGGGAAGACGAGGCGTCGTCTCGCTGACGCTGCTGGCCCACGGCTTTTTCACGTCAAAACCGTTTGTCCCGGCGTCCCCAGCgtgccgggttcggcctgggtccgccggcgtcAGTTTTGGGCAAGCCGGTGAAAAATGGGCTACTGGAGACGTAACTGGGCCGATTTTTTAACGCCGACGTGATAAAATCATTTGAATAGAGTCTGTTAGggacgcggctggagatgctctta belongs to Triticum urartu cultivar G1812 chromosome 7, Tu2.1, whole genome shotgun sequence and includes:
- the LOC125521428 gene encoding zinc finger protein 36-like; translation: MVAAAMQALFDQTDLSLSLSLVPAAAPALNKDDYLAICLAALAKSGQQVQGMEGQARVWRPAPAPAQELRFSCAVCGKAFASYQALGGHKSSHRKPPPTGERCVVVAQASAGAGSEASAAASSGGSSGGPHQCTVCGRGFATGQALGGHKRCHYWDGTSVSMSVSVSVSASSSVLRNFDLNLLPMPENVNAGLKRWAEEEEVQSPLPAKKLRLLL